The following DNA comes from Novosphingobium sp. PP1Y.
CCTTGCGCGATCATCGAACGGATCTGCACCGGCGAAGTATGCGTGCGCAGCAGCATCTCGAGCCCGTCCTCGTTGTGATCGGGGAAATAGAAAGTGTCGTGCATCGCACGCGCCGGATGGCTCTCGGGCATGTTGAGCGCGGTGAAGTTGTGCCAGTCGTCCTCGATTTCGGGGCCAGTGGCAACGGCAAAGCCCATGTCGGCGAAGACTTCGGCCAGTTCGTCCATGACCTGCGAAACCGGGTGCACCGATCCGCGCGGCTGGTCGGGCGCGGGCAGCGAGAGATCGATGGTCTCCGAAGCGAGGCGGACGTCGAGGGCGGCGGTTTCGAGCGCTTCCTTGCGCGAGGTCAACGCCTCGGTCACGCTTTCGCGCAAGCCGTGGATCTTGGGACCTTCGGTCTTGCGTTCATCCGGGCTCATCTTGCCCAGGGTCTTGAGCAGGCCGGAAATCGAGCCCTGCTTGCCCAGAAACTCGACGCGCAGCGCCTCCAGCGTATCGAGATCGGATGCCCCCGCTATCCGCGAGAGCGCCTCCTGGCCGGTTGCTGCGTAGTCCACGTGTCGTCTGCCTGCTGCGTTGCTGGTATCGAGCCGCGGTCCTTAGGCAGGTCAGCCGCGAATCGCAACGAAAGAGCAGGATAACGGGGCGCGAAGGCGCAATTCTTCACAAGTCGGGCTTGATCCCGTGCCAGCTCGCACCTTCCTTCAACTCGCGTGCGACTTCGCGGGCATAGCGCGTGCGTTCACGGATGACCGGCTCGACGACCGGCTTGGACAATTGCCCGTATTCCGAGGGGGTCATGCCCATGAATTCCCGGAAGTCGCGCACGAACTGCGCCTGGTCATGATAGGCCGCGTCCATTGCCCCCATCCACCTCAGGGTCGGGTCGACGGTGAAGTCGGTAAGGCTGCGCAGGAAACGCTGCCGGCGCAGCAAGGTCTTGGGGGAGAAGCCGAAGGCCCGTTGGCACAGGCGCTCCAGCGTGCGGCGGCTGACGCCCGACCGCTCGACCAGCTCCGGCACCGTATCGATCTCCGGATCATACAGCGCCTCATAGACTTCGGCGATGCTGCGGGCAGAAGGGTCGCGAAGCGGCTCGAGCCCGTCGAAAAAGCCGGTGAGGCGGTCAAGTTCGCCTTGCCTGTCCGGCTCGGGACCGAACAGTGTTTCGGCCAGGGGCCTGAACTTTGCGAATGCGGGATCGGTCATGCCATCGGCCAGCCGATTGGCATATTCGTGCGCGGGTGCCCCGACCAGCAGGGCCCAGCCAAGCGGATGAAGCAGGACACCCCACTGGCGAATGGTCCCCGTCCGCAGGTACGCCTCCTGCGTGCGCGGCCCGGAGACGGAGAAAGTCGCCTTGCCCAGGGCCTGGCCGCCGCGCGTGGCGCCGCCGACCAGCGGCACGTGATTGAAGCGCAGGGTGGCCCAGTCAGGGAACATGAAATCTTCGATGAAGCCGTCCCCTTCGACTTCGATCTCGATGAGGAACACACCCGCGAAATAGCGCTGCAACCTCGGAGAGGTACTCATGTATTCCGCAGTTACCTTGCAGGACGGGGGCATCCTTTCAAGCTCCTCGCTGAACCGGCAAACCTAAAGCAAAGATGTCAACACGCAAGAAAATGGGCGCGGATTCATGCATCCACGCCCATTATCCAAATCTCGGTCCGGGCCAATGGCCCGGGTGGAAAGCGATTTCCGAGCAGGCCGGAAGCGCTTCCTTCGCCTGCTTGATCACCGCCGAGAAAACCGAGCCCTCGTTCATGGCGAGGTCGGCCATCGACTTGCGGTCGAGTTCGATACCGGCGAGCTTGGCGCCGTGAATGAACTGCGAGTAGGTCAGGCCTTCGGCGCGGACGGCAGCGTTGATACGCTGGATCCAGAGCGTGCGGAAAGTCCGCTTCTTAACCTTGCGGTCGCGATAGGCGTACTGGCCGGCCTTTTCGACGGCCTGGCGAGCGACGCGGATCGTATTCTTGCGGCGACCGCGGTAGCCCTTGGCCTGGTCCAGAATACGCTTGTGCTTGGCGCGGGTGGTAACACCCCTCTTGATACGGCTCATCGGTCAGTACTCCTCAGTTGAGCCCGTAGGGCGCCCACTTCTTGATCGTCTTGGCATCGGCGTCGGAAATGACCTCGGTGCCGCGATTCTGGCGGATGTACTTGCCGTTATGGCTGATCAGGCGGTGACGCTTGCCGGCAACGCCGTGCTTCACCTTTCCGGTGGCGGTGAGCTTGAAGCGCTTCTTGACGCCGCTCTTCGTCTTCAACTTGGGCATTTTCGACTCCTTTTCAGGGACACGTCGCACCAGCCGTGGCAGCCCTTCATGGCCAGACCAGCACGCCGAATCCCCGTCGCGGAGATTCGACCGTGTCGATTGAAGGTCGCGCCCTTAGTGGGAAGATCGCGGCAAGGCAAGCGCGAAGACGCCGCCGAGTGGTGCTCAGGCCCCGCCACGCAACGTGGTGAAGGCACTCAACCGGCTTTCCTCCAACCACGCAAGGTAATCGCCGCCAGCTATCGGGCGGGCATGAACAGGAAGCGATATCCGCCAGAGATAGACCTGTGCCGCGACCCGCGCGCCATTGCCGAGACGCACCGGCAGTGCGGCGCGGCGGTACTCGGCGCCTTCATAGCGGTCGAGCAGCGAAAGTTCACCGGGCGCAAGTTCGAGCTCACACAAGGTACCGCGCACGCGCTGCGCCGAGGCAGCCGGGACCAGCGCGGGAAACCAGCCGTTGCTGCCGCGGATCGCATGGATCTGTCCCGGGAGGCTCGCTACTGCGCTGGCATGGCAGCGCGCGGCGATCCACGCGCCCATTCGGGTTCCCGCTTGGGGTTGAAGCGTGCCGTAAACGAAGAGCCTCAGCCGCGTCACTTTCGCGCGCCGCAACCGATCAGTGATGGCAGGCCATGGCCTCGACCACGTCTTCCAGCCGCGCCGGATCGCCAATGGCCAGGACATGGCCTTCGGACTGCGCATGGAGCGGTTCACCGTTCCAGTCGCACATCGTTCCGCCCGCACCTTCGACCACAGGCACAAGTGCAGCCCAGTCGTGCAGCTTGAGTCCGGCCTCGCAGACGAGATCGATCTGCCCAGAGGCAAGAAGGCCGTAGTTGTAGCAGTCACCACCCATCATCATGCGCTTGTGATCGGTACGGGCGGCCAGCGCCATGAAGTGCTCGCCCTGGTGGTCATCGAAGTACTGGGGGCCGGTCGTGGCAAGCATGGCATCGGAAAGTTCCCGGCACGGACGCGTGCGCACCTCGCGACCGTTGAAAGTCGTCGCCAGCCCGCTTGCACCGACCCAGCGTTCGCGCAGGATCGGCTGGTCGATCACCCCGAGAACAGGCCAGCCGTCGACCAACAGCGCGATCAGGGTGCCAAAGATCGGGCGCCCCGCGATAAACGAGACTGTGCCATCAATCGGGTCGAGCACCCAGGTCCGGCCCGAGGACCCGGCTTCGGTGCCGAATTCCTCGCCGACGATCTCGTCGCGTGGCACTTCCGCCTTGAGGATCCGGCGCATGGCCTCTTCGGCGGCGCGGTCGGCCACCGTAACCGGCGAGGCATCGGCCTTGCGCTCGGCATCGAGCCTGGAGCGGAAATGCGGACGGATGGCATCTCCGGCGGCATCTGCCAGCCGCAGGGCAAGGGCGAGGTCCTGATCGATCTTCATGGACATCCTGTGCCCGCAGCTTTCCGGACTGGTCAAGCGACAATGTCTTAACTTCAGCACCTGTAAGAAAATTGCAGGTCGGTTAGAAGGAATGTATAGATTTCCTCCATTGCGGGACTTGGAGCAGCATCGTATTTCATGGTTAAGGGGTTTTAACTTAACGAAAGAGGGGCATGCATCGCAAGAAACGTCCGGCCGTGGATACATCCATAGCGCCGGAACAGGGGGTGACCAGCGGAGGCCAGCCCCTTTCCTATAACCGAGCTCCCGCGCCGGACCTGGCTCCGTGGGTGGGTCGTCTCTATGTGACAAAAGTTACCGCTCCCGAGGACTATCAGTTGTCCTGCGGGCTGTTCAACGACACCGCTTGCGTGCGAATCCAACTTGCCGGCGACTGGAAGGCGGTGACGGCTACCGGCCCCGAACAATACGGCAAGGCCGCACTGTTCTTCGGCCCTCAGTCCCGGCGCATGCCCGTCACGGTGACCGGCAGCTTCACGAGCGTCGGCCTGATCCTGCGCCCGGGCGCCTGCCTCACGCTGCAGGGCCTTCACGTCCGCGAGTTCGTGGACCGCCTGGTCCTTACCGACGAGGTCAAAACGCCCTCGGCCAAGATCCTCTCCCGCATCGACCCCGACGGGAGCCCTGAAGACTGGCTGCAGCAACTGGAAGAGATGGTCCGGCAACGGATCGAGCAGATCGATGCGAAGCAGCCCGACCCTATCATTTCCCGATTCGAGGAACTGGCGTTCAGCAACCCCAACATCGCAGTCGCGCAGGCAGCGCGCGATTGCGGTGTCGAGCGCCGCAAGCTTGAACGCATGGTCAGCCGCGACTTCGGCATGTCACCCAAGCAAGTGCTGCGGCGCGCCCGCGCGCTCGACATGGCCAGCCATTTGCGCGGGGTGGCGGACCGGAACGAAGGCGACGAGATCGCGCTGCGCTATTACGACGAGAGCCACCTCATCCACGAGTTCACCGAACTGTTCGGAATGTCGCCCCGCCAGTTCCAGAGCACGCCGCAGCCGATCCTGACCCTGGCGCTGGAATCGCGACAGGCTCGCAGGCTGGAAGCGCTAAAGCGGCTCCAACCCGGAGAAGACAGGCCCTGGGCCTGACCGGACTGCGCCGCTTCCGCAGCGCCAGCCCTTCATCATGCGATCACAAGCGGATCGGCCTCAGTCGAAGAGGCTGGAAACCGAGCTTTCATCGGCGATACGGCGAATCGCCTCACCGATGAGCGGGGCGATGGTCAGGATGCGGATGCGATCCGATTCGCGCGCTGCATCGGTAGCCTGGATCGAATCGGTGATTACCAGTTCCTTGAGCGCCGAATTGTTCACGCGCGAAACCGCCGCGCCCGAAAGCACGCCGTGGGTAATGTAGGCCGTCACGCTGACCGCGCCCTCGTCCATCAGCGCCTGCGCCGCATTGCACAGAGTGCCGCCCGAATCGATGATGTCGTCGATCAGGATGCAGGCGCGGCCCTTGACGTCGCCGATGATGTTCATGACTTCCGACTGGCCCGGCCGATCGCGGCGCTTGTCGACGATGGCCAGCGGCGCATTGTCGAGACGCTTGGCCAGCGCGCGGGCGCGAACCACGCCGCCGACGTCGGGCGAGACCACCATAAGCGACTGGTCGCCGTAGCGGGCCTGGATGTCGGCCGCCATGACCGGCGCTGCGAAGAGGTTGTCGGTCGGGATATCGAAGAAGCCCTGGATCTGCCCGGCGTGCAGGTCGACCGAGAGAACGCGGTCGGCCCCGGCCTCGGTGATCAGATTGGCAACGAGCTTCGCCGAGATCGGCGTGCGAGGTCCCGGCTTA
Coding sequences within:
- the pheS gene encoding phenylalanine--tRNA ligase subunit alpha; its protein translation is MDYAATGQEALSRIAGASDLDTLEALRVEFLGKQGSISGLLKTLGKMSPDERKTEGPKIHGLRESVTEALTSRKEALETAALDVRLASETIDLSLPAPDQPRGSVHPVSQVMDELAEVFADMGFAVATGPEIEDDWHNFTALNMPESHPARAMHDTFYFPDHNEDGLEMLLRTHTSPVQIRSMIAQGAPLRVIAPGRVYRSDSDATHTPMFHQIEGLVIDKGIHLGHLKWTLETFLKAFFERDDIVLRLRPSYFPFTEPSVEVDVGYAYEGGRRVVGGSGDAPGHAWMEVLGSGMVNRRVIEAGGLDPDEWQGFAFGTGVDRLAMLKYGMDDLRAFFDGDVRWLSHYGFSALDVPTLSGGVGTPA
- a CDS encoding helix-turn-helix domain-containing protein, whose amino-acid sequence is MSTSPRLQRYFAGVFLIEIEVEGDGFIEDFMFPDWATLRFNHVPLVGGATRGGQALGKATFSVSGPRTQEAYLRTGTIRQWGVLLHPLGWALLVGAPAHEYANRLADGMTDPAFAKFRPLAETLFGPEPDRQGELDRLTGFFDGLEPLRDPSARSIAEVYEALYDPEIDTVPELVERSGVSRRTLERLCQRAFGFSPKTLLRRQRFLRSLTDFTVDPTLRWMGAMDAAYHDQAQFVRDFREFMGMTPSEYGQLSKPVVEPVIRERTRYAREVARELKEGASWHGIKPDL
- the rplT gene encoding 50S ribosomal protein L20; the protein is MSRIKRGVTTRAKHKRILDQAKGYRGRRKNTIRVARQAVEKAGQYAYRDRKVKKRTFRTLWIQRINAAVRAEGLTYSQFIHGAKLAGIELDRKSMADLAMNEGSVFSAVIKQAKEALPACSEIAFHPGHWPGPRFG
- the rpmI gene encoding 50S ribosomal protein L35, whose product is MPKLKTKSGVKKRFKLTATGKVKHGVAGKRHRLISHNGKYIRQNRGTEVISDADAKTIKKWAPYGLN
- a CDS encoding gamma-glutamylcyclotransferase family protein; this translates as MGAWIAARCHASAVASLPGQIHAIRGSNGWFPALVPAASAQRVRGTLCELELAPGELSLLDRYEGAEYRRAALPVRLGNGARVAAQVYLWRISLPVHARPIAGGDYLAWLEESRLSAFTTLRGGA
- the hisN gene encoding histidinol-phosphatase, with protein sequence MKIDQDLALALRLADAAGDAIRPHFRSRLDAERKADASPVTVADRAAEEAMRRILKAEVPRDEIVGEEFGTEAGSSGRTWVLDPIDGTVSFIAGRPIFGTLIALLVDGWPVLGVIDQPILRERWVGASGLATTFNGREVRTRPCRELSDAMLATTGPQYFDDHQGEHFMALAARTDHKRMMMGGDCYNYGLLASGQIDLVCEAGLKLHDWAALVPVVEGAGGTMCDWNGEPLHAQSEGHVLAIGDPARLEDVVEAMACHH
- a CDS encoding helix-turn-helix domain-containing protein — protein: MHRKKRPAVDTSIAPEQGVTSGGQPLSYNRAPAPDLAPWVGRLYVTKVTAPEDYQLSCGLFNDTACVRIQLAGDWKAVTATGPEQYGKAALFFGPQSRRMPVTVTGSFTSVGLILRPGACLTLQGLHVREFVDRLVLTDEVKTPSAKILSRIDPDGSPEDWLQQLEEMVRQRIEQIDAKQPDPIISRFEELAFSNPNIAVAQAARDCGVERRKLERMVSRDFGMSPKQVLRRARALDMASHLRGVADRNEGDEIALRYYDESHLIHEFTELFGMSPRQFQSTPQPILTLALESRQARRLEALKRLQPGEDRPWA
- a CDS encoding ribose-phosphate pyrophosphokinase, yielding MKIMSGNSNLPLARAIAGYLELPLTDASVRRFADEEIFVEIHENVRGEDVFVVQPTSFPANDNLMELLIGIDALRRASAKRITAVVPYFGYARQDRKPGPRTPISAKLVANLITEAGADRVLSVDLHAGQIQGFFDIPTDNLFAAPVMAADIQARYGDQSLMVVSPDVGGVVRARALAKRLDNAPLAIVDKRRDRPGQSEVMNIIGDVKGRACILIDDIIDSGGTLCNAAQALMDEGAVSVTAYITHGVLSGAAVSRVNNSALKELVITDSIQATDAARESDRIRILTIAPLIGEAIRRIADESSVSSLFD